From Eleftheria terrae, the proteins below share one genomic window:
- a CDS encoding helix-turn-helix domain-containing protein encodes MSFLYAGHPMPMGKEVIRRQRLSVSPAVVRQLLTYRDACRLAWEKRAIPGLTQRTVAELAGLHPPHVSDYFSPDPSRRELPARAIGDVERVLGNTVISQWVAKQARLTVLEELQALEGEAA; translated from the coding sequence ATGAGTTTTCTCTATGCAGGCCACCCCATGCCCATGGGCAAGGAGGTGATTCGGAGGCAACGCCTCAGCGTCTCGCCGGCCGTCGTGCGCCAGCTGCTGACCTACCGCGACGCATGCCGCCTCGCGTGGGAGAAGCGGGCCATCCCCGGGCTGACGCAGCGCACCGTGGCCGAGCTGGCAGGCCTGCACCCGCCCCACGTGTCCGACTACTTCTCGCCCGATCCCTCGCGCCGTGAGCTGCCGGCGCGCGCCATCGGCGACGTGGAGCGTGTGCTCGGCAACACCGTCATCAGCCAGTGGGTCGCCAAGCAGGCCCGGCTGACGGTGCTGGAAGAGCTGCAAGCGCTGGAAGGCGAGGCGGCGTGA
- a CDS encoding helix-turn-helix domain-containing protein: MPNDAQNSPQPTVIGQNLRALIDKAQKSVNAWANEHGLTQTTVNRIIRGQLDPTIGMVERISQVTGIPVIDLLQPNLGASRVPEVRLTSTERDLILAFRDIPEATQREVLQAVMAQAEQSRQHVDKILRERFGVTGYVSPDKAAAHLPGPPPSPDWTRSDWGALDPIKPAPRALKLGPDAPAPGPKARKPGNR; encoded by the coding sequence ATGCCTAACGACGCCCAGAATTCGCCACAGCCGACCGTCATCGGCCAGAACCTTCGAGCCCTGATCGACAAGGCGCAGAAGTCGGTGAACGCCTGGGCAAACGAACACGGCCTGACACAAACGACCGTGAATCGCATCATCAGAGGCCAACTCGATCCGACCATTGGCATGGTGGAGCGCATTAGCCAAGTTACCGGTATCCCGGTGATCGATCTACTACAACCCAACCTCGGCGCGAGTCGGGTCCCTGAGGTGCGCCTGACCTCTACCGAACGGGATTTGATCCTTGCCTTCCGCGATATCCCGGAGGCGACCCAACGCGAGGTGCTGCAGGCGGTCATGGCTCAGGCTGAGCAGTCACGGCAACACGTGGACAAGATCCTGCGCGAGCGCTTCGGGGTGACCGGGTATGTCTCCCCAGACAAGGCGGCTGCACACCTCCCTGGTCCGCCCCCCTCCCCAGACTGGACCCGCTCCGATTGGGGGGCTCTGGATCCCATCAAGCCGGCACCCCGCGCCTTGAAGCTTGGTCCAGACGCTCCAGCGCCCGGGCCAAAGGCGCGCAAGCCAGGCAACAGGTAG